The Achromobacter deleyi genome has a window encoding:
- a CDS encoding patatin-like phospholipase family protein, with protein sequence MTGVNGGRCLVLGCGGVTGLAWEIGVLAGLERLGVDLAAADLFIGCSAGAVAGAQLAHGMPVARLLARQLDDAAAGAEQFRPYSQQSADEKNRQLYDKVGGDLALARQRVGAYALRSDTPTLAERRDIIASRLAAADWPARPLRVVAVDTATGEGRSFGAEDQVDFVDAIAASCAVPGSWPAVPIGGATYMDGGIRSMTNADLAVGFRTVVVLAPLGYRDGNPVSGHLRQELQMLRAAGARAHAVLPDPASVQAIGDNVLDPARRADCADAGVRQAGAIAQAVQDIWR encoded by the coding sequence ATGACAGGCGTCAACGGCGGGCGGTGCCTGGTGCTGGGATGCGGCGGCGTGACCGGGCTGGCTTGGGAGATCGGCGTCCTGGCGGGCCTGGAGCGCCTGGGCGTGGACCTTGCCGCGGCGGACCTTTTCATCGGTTGCTCCGCGGGCGCCGTCGCGGGCGCCCAGCTGGCCCACGGCATGCCCGTCGCCCGGCTGCTCGCGCGGCAGCTGGACGACGCCGCCGCGGGCGCGGAGCAATTCCGTCCGTATTCGCAGCAATCAGCCGATGAGAAAAACCGCCAGCTGTATGACAAGGTGGGCGGCGACCTGGCGCTGGCTCGTCAGCGGGTCGGCGCGTATGCGCTGCGCAGCGACACCCCGACGCTGGCCGAACGGCGCGACATCATCGCTTCCAGGCTTGCCGCCGCGGATTGGCCCGCCCGGCCCTTGCGCGTCGTCGCCGTCGACACCGCGACGGGCGAGGGGCGCAGCTTCGGCGCCGAAGACCAGGTGGACTTCGTGGATGCCATTGCCGCCAGTTGCGCGGTGCCCGGATCATGGCCGGCCGTGCCGATCGGTGGCGCGACCTACATGGACGGCGGCATCCGTTCGATGACCAACGCCGATCTGGCGGTCGGGTTCAGGACAGTCGTCGTCCTGGCTCCGCTCGGGTACCGCGACGGCAATCCGGTCAGCGGCCATCTGCGCCAGGAACTCCAGATGCTGCGCGCGGCCGGCGCCCGGGCGCATGCCGTTCTTCCCGACCCGGCAAGCGTGCAGGCCATCGGCGACAACGTCCTGGATCCCGCCAGGCGCGCGGATTGCGCCGATGCCGGGGTCCGGCAGGCTGGCGCGATTGCGCAGGCCGTGCAGGACATCTGGCGCTGA
- a CDS encoding sensor histidine kinase, whose translation MILTSIGQGLSQGESSPGFWRAQIVGWLFLAVIGYFIRLAVFGNAVAAFWLTLALEPLAFVLTSAAAVLHGRRSAKADAPILVLACAVLLCLAASALLASIAYAINHLLLPDVIGAIPGNQYRLGFIYYMGILSIWTLIYFGVSAELAARADRMSKMKAETRSLRLELEHLQLQIEPHFLFNSLNTIVAEIADRPAVAEEMTRRLADYLRYSLDRRGRGLCRLEEDIEAAQAYVRIQALRFERQLECQCQIDPATLKINIPHMTLQGLTENAIKHGMRSEHDRFVIHIRTRLQGDLLIIEVDNPGQLQAPFDLVQSGGGLGNLCRRLALRYADRYEFSLNQRGDLTVAEIRLRGEPAPL comes from the coding sequence ATGATATTGACATCGATCGGCCAGGGGCTCAGCCAGGGGGAATCTTCCCCGGGGTTCTGGCGCGCCCAGATAGTGGGTTGGCTATTCCTTGCGGTCATTGGCTACTTCATCCGGCTGGCCGTGTTCGGCAACGCTGTCGCGGCTTTCTGGCTGACGCTGGCGCTGGAGCCGCTGGCGTTCGTCCTGACCAGCGCGGCCGCCGTGCTGCATGGACGCCGGTCGGCCAAGGCCGATGCACCCATTCTGGTGCTTGCGTGCGCGGTGTTGCTGTGCCTGGCGGCCTCGGCGCTGCTGGCCTCGATCGCCTACGCCATCAATCATCTGTTGTTGCCTGACGTGATCGGGGCGATACCGGGAAACCAATACCGGCTGGGCTTCATCTACTACATGGGGATACTCTCCATCTGGACGCTGATCTACTTCGGCGTGTCGGCCGAACTTGCCGCGCGTGCCGACCGCATGTCCAAGATGAAGGCCGAGACCCGCTCCCTGAGGCTGGAGCTGGAACATCTGCAACTGCAGATAGAGCCCCACTTCCTCTTCAATTCGCTCAATACCATCGTGGCCGAGATCGCCGATCGTCCCGCCGTCGCCGAAGAGATGACGCGTCGCCTGGCCGATTATCTGCGCTATTCGCTGGACCGGCGCGGGCGCGGGCTGTGCCGGCTGGAGGAGGACATCGAGGCCGCCCAGGCCTATGTACGCATACAGGCCTTGCGCTTCGAGAGGCAGCTGGAGTGCCAATGCCAGATCGACCCGGCCACACTGAAGATCAACATACCGCACATGACGCTGCAGGGGCTGACGGAGAATGCGATCAAGCACGGCATGCGTTCCGAACATGACCGGTTCGTGATCCACATCCGCACCCGGCTCCAGGGCGATCTACTGATCATCGAGGTGGATAACCCCGGCCAGCTGCAAGCACCATTCGACCTGGTGCAGAGCGGCGGCGGGCTCGGTAATCTGTGCCGCCGCCTGGCATTGCGATACGCCGACCGCTACGAATTCTCGTTGAATCAGCGCGGCGATCTGACGGTGGCCGAGATCAGGCTCAGAGGCGAGCCGGCGCCGCTGTAG
- a CDS encoding LytR/AlgR family response regulator transcription factor has protein sequence MLRVLIIDDEAPARRYLRRLLEAAPAVQVEGEAATVEQARRLIRDHNPDAIFLDIELAAGTGFDLLDGEESAASVVFVTAHTDYAARAFDVEAVDYLLKPVCPDRLTQTLARLRPRTTGHLSMRTKAGTRLIKVQELTVMQAQGDYVRLCSAASGNELMHITLKRLAAQLPFPPFCALSRSVIINLEHISQLEQRPGAQTEVKFNNGVDSIVLGRVASLRLRRALA, from the coding sequence ATGCTACGCGTGCTGATCATCGACGATGAGGCTCCGGCGCGGCGCTACCTGCGCCGGCTGCTTGAAGCCGCACCCGCGGTCCAGGTCGAAGGCGAGGCCGCCACTGTCGAACAGGCTCGCAGGCTGATCCGGGACCACAATCCGGATGCCATTTTCCTGGACATCGAACTGGCTGCCGGCACGGGATTCGATCTCCTGGACGGCGAGGAATCCGCAGCCTCCGTGGTCTTCGTCACCGCGCATACCGACTATGCCGCCCGCGCCTTCGACGTCGAGGCGGTCGACTACCTGCTCAAGCCGGTCTGCCCCGACAGGCTCACCCAGACGTTGGCGCGGCTGCGGCCCCGCACGACCGGCCACCTGTCCATGCGAACAAAGGCCGGCACGCGGCTGATCAAGGTTCAGGAACTGACGGTCATGCAAGCCCAAGGGGACTATGTGCGCCTGTGCAGTGCCGCCAGCGGCAATGAGCTGATGCACATCACACTCAAACGCCTGGCGGCCCAGCTTCCCTTCCCGCCCTTCTGCGCCTTGTCCCGGTCGGTCATCATCAATCTCGAGCATATTTCCCAGCTTGAGCAGCGGCCCGGCGCGCAGACCGAAGTGAAGTTCAACAATGGCGTCGATTCCATCGTCCTGGGCCGTGTCGCGTCGCTGCGCCTGCGGCGCGCGCTGGCATAG
- a CDS encoding autotransporter outer membrane beta-barrel domain-containing protein gives MKKLTANLPACKGAATMLGLMLAQPALADISCPQPNPSTTTTCTVDATQSGNLTVDYTGGTGTGNGSGGYGGNYIVVNSGYLGPNPQQAALLVRLKGGTGSPDGKDSGTFGGWGGAITITNYGSVETDVFPTETPQGSAPGVWDDSSAQFGIYGASVGGTGGTPPDNFGGGSGGGGGNGSAVNISNIGQVQMQALPYGGVGIYGASIGGTGGNQMSAAGSDQVGGNGGNSDIVNITNTGSVSVSSGSAGRYAWGIGAESLGGAGGVYNGWGGTGGGGNPAAATIITNSGKVQVNVDVPGNATGNLLTNGVRGLYVTSQGNAGFTSSDGSDNGGQGGGFGTMAAVNNGQISVTTNSLQEPTTLASLSGGIVVVGLGGNGGGGPMTSTNTTGERGGNGGSALSSATVTLNNGSSITTSGSYLPGVSVISQGGDGGPGRQSSNGANGGNGGTVQVGMSGSAGISTYGTQSHGIVARSVGGGGGGVETSSGLVDFTPENAGVGGTGGTVNVTTGDASTGTAGGTIRTQGDYSIGILGQSMGGIGGTTTGNFEMFGNAGAEAGNGGASGAVNIDSRTAITTFGTSSHGIVAQAIGGGGGTAGASAGLVSVGGAGGSAVAGGTVYINQNGSLSINGSASIGMLAQSIGGGGGDGGSANGVAVIGGTAGGGGAGGQATANLSGGSVYTGGDHGYGIVSQSIGGGGGTGGAASAYDAGVGFSMAVAVGGTGGNGGAGGVATAAISNSSVNTGSSDSHGVIVQSVGGGGGAGGASVAQALTIAVPDEDASFGVAVSFAMGGSGSSGGAGSTATAMLTSAGITTQGANSQGVIVQSIGGGGGMGGSASATSTVIGTGDSVGGSLQSALGGSGGPGNTGGTASLVMQGSSIATSGDSANAILVQSVGGGGGAGGVGSATGRSINTDADVSITMALGGSGNSGGNGGTASLTIDPGSSVTTRGDGARAALLQSIGGGGGASQGGQVGLELSASEEDSTTDFRGSVSVGRGGGGGGNGGAINLNSDGNITTYGADADGLLAQSIGGSGGLGGAVGGNSGSTSPLPWVDDSGTTYQFNVAVGGTGGAGGNGGAIGSSSAPAILGASTQTYGDYADAAVVQSIGGGGGAGGASAVSSSVSISNVTLAVGGSGGNGGSGGEITAWLNGDGVNAFNTEGYGAAGVVLQSIGGGGGMAGSGSPQARGQMQLGGMQGNGGAATITGGSWATIQTKGDSAYGLVAQSIGGGGGIAMAGSASSAANPGSQQFSMIAGNASGGGYGGPVNVSTGLDLNTYGARAMGVVAQSIGAGGGIATTGTASGMGTIQLGSQRNSSYGANGGDVRLDLSGSITTRGAGAHGVVAQSIGGGGGILGDVSQAIQFNPQGFNRQSVSGSDGGAGGTVSVAFDGVLITSGANAHGIVAQSVGGGGGLAGGPQGGFAGATGQNGTGSPVAVQQSGTLQATGAGSAGIFAQSDGAAWVDPVGVVVNGNVQGGSGSGSGVWIAAGKENQLVVNAGASLGAMSDVAVRYDGYIASPKSTLTINNLGTLAGSTLCSNPYGNIACFLNNNASAVATDAVTYNANVRNDGLIVIGKPGQFQTLTVSGGLTQSNSGVLRADVDFDKLRSSRMVIEGDATLAGGMDVLPQALLPNRELPVVTVRGNSQGSLTAVDSPVFDYETRQIGPETRIRVESADFNASSMGLKENQSQVANHLQRTWDAGGNSALAPLYAQLDLASRQGAGAYRDSVANLSPGVTLAPAVQSAANMGQFTSSMMSCPTFTGADAMTGEQNCFWGQVSGRSTRQEGSRGTSGFDYDTVTYQFGGQREVSPGWFLGGSMAYENSRVRAGDGSVSGNGDSGYAGVVLKRQEGQWVFSAALGGGYGDYGMDRNIDIAGYQETVSSRPDVYGFNARLRAARTFAYGNMYVKPYMDLDVSYSRMPGYKESGSNPLALSVDGSDQFILGVSPMIEFGGRAELKNGAMLRPFLYAGASFLSQNEWTSSARLRGAPAGTGSFDTSLPIDDVIGNVGAGLAVMKAGGVDFRLQYEGQFSQHVRSNSASLKVMVPF, from the coding sequence ATGAAGAAGCTGACCGCCAACCTGCCGGCGTGCAAGGGGGCTGCAACCATGCTCGGGCTGATGCTGGCGCAACCCGCGCTTGCCGATATCAGCTGCCCGCAGCCCAACCCCTCCACCACCACCACGTGCACTGTCGATGCCACCCAGAGTGGCAACCTGACCGTTGATTACACCGGCGGCACGGGCACCGGCAACGGCAGCGGCGGCTATGGCGGCAACTACATCGTGGTCAACAGCGGCTACCTGGGCCCAAACCCCCAGCAGGCGGCTCTGCTGGTGCGCCTGAAAGGCGGAACGGGTTCCCCCGACGGCAAGGACAGCGGCACCTTTGGCGGCTGGGGCGGCGCGATCACCATCACCAACTACGGATCGGTCGAGACCGACGTCTTTCCCACGGAGACCCCGCAAGGATCCGCGCCGGGCGTCTGGGACGATTCCAGTGCACAGTTCGGCATCTACGGCGCATCGGTGGGCGGCACGGGCGGCACGCCGCCGGACAACTTTGGCGGCGGCAGCGGCGGCGGCGGCGGCAACGGGTCGGCCGTCAATATCAGCAACATCGGACAGGTCCAGATGCAGGCGCTGCCCTATGGCGGCGTGGGCATCTACGGGGCCAGCATAGGCGGAACCGGCGGCAACCAGATGAGCGCCGCGGGCAGCGACCAGGTGGGCGGCAATGGCGGCAACAGCGATATCGTCAATATCACCAATACCGGCTCGGTCTCGGTGTCGTCCGGCAGCGCGGGCCGCTACGCCTGGGGCATCGGCGCGGAATCGCTCGGCGGCGCCGGCGGCGTGTATAACGGCTGGGGCGGCACGGGTGGCGGCGGAAACCCCGCCGCCGCCACGATCATCACGAACAGCGGGAAGGTGCAGGTCAATGTGGATGTTCCTGGCAACGCCACCGGCAACCTCCTGACCAACGGCGTGCGCGGGCTGTATGTCACCAGCCAGGGCAATGCGGGCTTTACCTCCAGCGACGGCAGCGACAACGGCGGCCAGGGCGGCGGATTCGGCACCATGGCCGCCGTCAACAACGGGCAGATCTCGGTCACCACCAATTCCCTGCAGGAACCGACGACCTTGGCGTCCCTGTCCGGCGGCATCGTGGTGGTGGGTTTGGGCGGCAATGGCGGCGGCGGGCCGATGACCAGCACCAACACCACCGGCGAGAGGGGCGGCAACGGGGGCTCGGCCCTTTCGTCGGCGACCGTCACGCTGAACAATGGCTCGTCGATCACCACCAGCGGCTCCTACCTGCCCGGCGTGAGCGTGATCAGCCAGGGCGGCGACGGCGGCCCCGGACGCCAAAGCAGCAACGGTGCCAACGGAGGCAATGGCGGTACCGTGCAGGTCGGCATGAGCGGTAGCGCCGGAATATCCACCTACGGTACTCAATCCCATGGCATTGTCGCGCGCAGCGTCGGCGGCGGAGGCGGCGGCGTGGAGACCAGCAGCGGCCTGGTCGACTTCACGCCGGAGAACGCAGGCGTGGGCGGCACCGGCGGCACGGTCAATGTGACGACTGGCGATGCCTCGACCGGAACCGCGGGCGGCACGATCAGAACCCAGGGGGATTATTCGATCGGCATCCTGGGCCAGTCGATGGGAGGCATCGGCGGCACCACCACGGGCAATTTCGAGATGTTCGGCAATGCCGGCGCGGAGGCCGGCAACGGCGGCGCCAGCGGCGCGGTCAATATCGACAGCCGCACCGCCATCACCACCTTCGGAACGTCGTCGCACGGCATCGTGGCGCAAGCCATCGGCGGGGGCGGCGGTACGGCGGGCGCCAGCGCCGGTCTCGTCTCGGTGGGCGGCGCCGGCGGCAGCGCCGTCGCCGGCGGTACGGTGTACATCAATCAGAACGGCAGCCTGAGCATCAACGGTTCGGCTTCCATCGGCATGCTGGCCCAATCCATCGGCGGCGGCGGTGGCGACGGCGGCAGCGCCAACGGCGTGGCGGTGATTGGCGGCACCGCCGGGGGCGGGGGCGCGGGCGGGCAGGCAACGGCCAACCTGAGCGGCGGTTCGGTCTATACGGGCGGCGACCATGGCTACGGCATCGTCTCGCAATCCATCGGGGGAGGCGGGGGCACGGGCGGCGCAGCGTCCGCCTACGATGCCGGCGTGGGGTTCTCCATGGCGGTCGCGGTCGGCGGCACGGGCGGCAATGGCGGGGCCGGCGGCGTGGCGACCGCCGCCATCTCCAACTCCAGCGTTAACACGGGCTCGAGCGACTCGCATGGCGTGATCGTGCAATCGGTGGGCGGGGGCGGCGGGGCCGGTGGCGCGTCGGTGGCCCAGGCCCTGACCATCGCGGTTCCCGACGAAGACGCATCATTCGGCGTGGCGGTCAGTTTTGCAATGGGCGGCTCGGGCTCCTCCGGCGGAGCCGGGTCCACGGCCACGGCCATGCTGACCAGCGCCGGGATCACGACGCAGGGCGCGAATTCGCAGGGCGTGATCGTGCAGTCCATCGGCGGCGGCGGCGGCATGGGCGGCAGCGCCTCCGCAACGTCCACGGTGATCGGCACGGGCGACTCGGTCGGCGGATCGCTGCAGTCCGCATTGGGCGGCAGCGGCGGCCCGGGCAACACGGGAGGCACGGCGTCGCTGGTCATGCAGGGCAGCAGCATTGCCACCTCGGGCGATTCCGCCAATGCAATCCTGGTGCAAAGCGTGGGCGGCGGCGGCGGCGCCGGAGGCGTGGGATCGGCCACGGGGCGCAGCATCAACACCGATGCCGATGTTTCGATCACGATGGCCTTGGGCGGCAGCGGCAATTCGGGCGGCAATGGCGGCACCGCCAGCCTGACGATAGACCCGGGCAGCTCGGTGACCACGCGTGGCGACGGCGCGCGCGCCGCGCTGTTGCAGTCCATCGGTGGCGGCGGCGGGGCGTCGCAGGGCGGTCAGGTCGGCCTGGAGCTGAGCGCGTCCGAAGAAGACAGCACCACGGACTTCCGCGGTTCCGTCTCCGTCGGCCGCGGCGGCGGAGGAGGAGGCAACGGCGGCGCGATCAACCTGAACAGCGATGGCAACATCACGACCTATGGCGCCGACGCCGACGGCCTGCTGGCGCAGAGCATCGGCGGCTCCGGCGGCCTGGGCGGCGCCGTGGGCGGCAACAGCGGCAGCACCTCTCCGCTCCCATGGGTGGACGATTCCGGGACCACCTATCAGTTCAACGTGGCCGTTGGCGGGACGGGCGGAGCGGGCGGGAATGGCGGAGCCATTGGTAGCAGCAGCGCGCCCGCCATCCTGGGAGCCTCCACCCAGACCTACGGCGACTATGCGGATGCGGCGGTGGTGCAATCCATCGGCGGCGGCGGCGGCGCGGGCGGGGCGTCCGCGGTGTCCTCCAGCGTATCCATTTCCAACGTGACCCTGGCGGTCGGGGGCAGCGGCGGCAACGGCGGCTCGGGCGGCGAAATCACGGCCTGGCTGAACGGCGACGGCGTCAACGCCTTCAACACCGAAGGCTATGGCGCGGCGGGCGTCGTGCTGCAGTCCATTGGCGGCGGCGGAGGCATGGCGGGATCGGGCTCGCCGCAGGCGCGCGGCCAGATGCAACTGGGCGGCATGCAGGGGAACGGCGGCGCCGCCACCATCACCGGCGGCAGCTGGGCCACCATCCAGACCAAGGGCGACAGCGCCTACGGGCTGGTCGCGCAGTCCATCGGCGGAGGTGGCGGCATCGCCATGGCGGGCAGCGCCAGTTCGGCGGCCAACCCCGGCAGCCAGCAGTTCAGCATGATCGCGGGCAACGCCAGCGGCGGCGGCTACGGCGGCCCCGTCAATGTTTCCACTGGGCTCGACCTGAACACCTATGGCGCCAGGGCGATGGGCGTCGTCGCGCAGTCCATCGGCGCCGGCGGCGGCATCGCGACCACGGGCACCGCAAGCGGCATGGGCACGATCCAGCTGGGCAGCCAGCGGAACAGCTCCTACGGCGCGAACGGCGGCGATGTGAGGCTCGACCTGAGCGGCAGCATTACGACGCGAGGCGCCGGCGCGCACGGCGTCGTCGCCCAATCCATCGGCGGGGGCGGGGGCATCTTGGGCGACGTGTCCCAAGCCATTCAGTTCAATCCGCAGGGATTTAACAGGCAGTCGGTGTCCGGCTCGGATGGCGGCGCGGGCGGCACGGTCAGCGTTGCCTTCGATGGCGTTCTGATTACCAGCGGAGCCAATGCGCACGGCATCGTCGCGCAATCTGTCGGCGGCGGCGGCGGGCTTGCCGGCGGCCCGCAGGGCGGTTTCGCGGGAGCCACCGGGCAGAACGGCACCGGGAGCCCCGTCGCCGTCCAGCAATCGGGCACTTTGCAGGCCACGGGCGCGGGATCGGCGGGCATCTTCGCGCAAAGCGACGGCGCCGCCTGGGTAGACCCGGTCGGGGTCGTCGTCAACGGAAATGTGCAGGGGGGATCGGGATCCGGCAGTGGCGTTTGGATCGCCGCGGGCAAGGAAAACCAATTGGTCGTGAATGCCGGCGCCTCGCTAGGCGCCATGTCGGACGTGGCCGTGCGCTACGACGGGTACATCGCCTCGCCGAAATCCACGCTGACCATCAACAACCTCGGCACGCTGGCCGGCAGCACGCTGTGCAGCAACCCCTACGGGAACATTGCCTGCTTCCTCAACAATAACGCCAGCGCCGTGGCCACCGACGCCGTTACCTACAATGCCAACGTCCGCAACGACGGGCTGATCGTGATCGGCAAGCCTGGCCAGTTCCAGACCCTGACCGTCAGCGGCGGTCTGACTCAGTCCAATAGCGGCGTGCTGCGCGCCGATGTGGATTTCGACAAGTTGCGGTCCTCGCGCATGGTCATCGAAGGCGATGCCACTCTGGCTGGGGGCATGGATGTGCTGCCGCAAGCGCTGCTGCCGAACCGCGAACTGCCTGTTGTGACGGTGCGGGGGAATTCGCAGGGATCGCTCACGGCAGTGGACAGCCCGGTGTTTGACTATGAAACACGCCAGATTGGGCCGGAAACGCGCATTCGCGTCGAATCGGCCGATTTCAATGCATCTTCCATGGGCTTGAAGGAGAACCAGAGCCAGGTCGCGAACCACTTGCAGCGCACCTGGGATGCGGGCGGAAATTCCGCGCTGGCGCCGCTATACGCGCAGCTCGACCTGGCTTCGCGCCAGGGGGCCGGCGCCTATCGCGACAGCGTCGCGAATCTGTCGCCGGGCGTGACCCTCGCGCCGGCGGTGCAGTCCGCCGCCAATATGGGACAGTTCACCAGTTCCATGATGTCGTGCCCCACATTCACCGGCGCGGATGCGATGACCGGCGAACAGAACTGCTTCTGGGGCCAGGTAAGCGGGCGCTCCACCCGGCAGGAGGGCAGCCGCGGCACGTCGGGCTTCGACTACGACACCGTCACGTACCAGTTCGGCGGCCAGCGCGAAGTCAGCCCCGGCTGGTTCCTGGGAGGCTCCATGGCGTACGAAAACAGCCGGGTGCGCGCCGGCGACGGCAGCGTCAGCGGCAATGGCGACAGCGGCTATGCCGGCGTGGTGCTCAAGCGCCAGGAGGGGCAATGGGTGTTTTCCGCGGCCCTGGGTGGCGGCTACGGCGACTACGGCATGGACCGGAACATCGATATCGCCGGCTATCAGGAAACCGTGTCCAGCCGGCCCGACGTGTATGGCTTCAATGCGCGCCTGCGCGCCGCCCGCACGTTCGCGTACGGCAATATGTATGTGAAGCCATACATGGATCTGGATGTCAGCTACAGCCGCATGCCGGGATACAAGGAGTCGGGCTCCAACCCGCTGGCGCTGTCGGTCGATGGCAGCGACCAGTTCATCCTGGGCGTATCGCCCATGATCGAATTCGGCGGCCGCGCGGAACTGAAGAATGGAGCGATGCTGCGCCCGTTCCTGTATGCGGGCGCGTCCTTCCTGTCGCAGAACGAGTGGACGTCGAGCGCGCGCCTGCGCGGCGCGCCGGCAGGAACGGGATCATTCGACACATCGCTGCCCATCGACGACGTCATCGGCAACGTGGGGGCGGGCCTGGCGGTGATGAAGGCGGGAGGCGTGGATTTCCGCTTGCAGTACGAAGGTCAGTTCTCGCAGCATGTGCGCAGCAACAGCGCATCGCTGAAGGTAATGGTGCCATTCTGA